CAAGAATAACCATCAAAAGTAGTTTTTTGTTTGTCTGTTTGGGAAAACCATATAAAAGCTAGATATAAGTAAAAGATGCAAAACAATTTTTCGTGCTTAAAGTTcaacctaattttttttttttttttggctgtgTATATGTAGATACACACATTATTAGTTCCACAAATTATTCCTCTAGTATTGTCAAAATTTGTAGTTCTATGAATAATAGATTGGCCATTTTGTTGATTATACTGCTGAGTTTAGCAGCACGATCAAACCCATAATAGAGAGGCCCCAGAAAAGATAGTAGAGAGGCCGGGCCACCTGCAAAGCCCACAACACAAAATGAGGTCCGATTGGTGCCCATAAGATAGAAAATGGCTGATTTACACGGATATCCTTTTTAGGCCCACATTTAAATTGGGTCATACGCACAAATGTCCATATTcggggatggtctttaattttgtcctttgGCACTttaagtggccgaaaatagcCCTAAGAttatgggttcgaaccccagctaagtataagaaaaaattaggcctattcggccaaggccTAAATTCTGTAGAATCATAGCAAAGTAAAAAAGGAAACAATTCGTAAGGCatatgtaacatcccgtaaattcgaATTAGGTATGATTGTATGAATCTAGTATAAAGGTGATactttagctatatgaatctaTTTGGGATGAATAACgataaacagtcgttttgaagtcaaaccaaaaagtgaagttcttaaggccttctaaatttaCTAAGTCTAGGACGAATGCCAGTACTTTAAGGCTTTTATTTTCGGGTACTTGCATTAGGAAGTTGTGAACacttccttcttaaaagttgtagcctttgaaatacctttccaacggtatattatgggggtcaagggacatctgtacaaaaagttatgccatTTTGCGAAGGATTACGCAAATTTAACCGTTTtgatcatgttatacgaacttattatacggcccatataattttatacggaccttCAAATCGACGTTCGTTTTCAaccatgataaaatatgatCATATTATACGgaaccgtataactttatacgaccgtataatatgtccatCTAACTTAACGCCTCAAacttttgtataaattcaagccttgagttcttttatttcattattcacaattccaagccctagcaataatccaaaatatcaaggtaagtcaatccaaacccttccaactcaattttaacatatactctaataatctaagcaaaaAATCATTGTTATAAActaggttttcaagaaaactcatctCGTTGTtcaaaaattcaagattttggaaatcttcttcaaagttaaaatctttaattcaaTTTGGAGTATTAccggtatgtagagttactatctacgtgtgggaacatcattgttcttcctaAGCACTgaaaatccataaattatgatctctactaaaactagggtttctataccatgctcgtGATAACCCTAGGCCCATGTCCATGATATTACtatgtatgaattgctattattctatcattgtgttcttaataactccatatcattattgagaatcagtccgtaatccatgaaaattcatatcttgtattccatgggttcttgcatgcatgttttagctaaaatgattatttcatgaatatctacatgtctacaagttttcatgcaactatattatataattactttcatgctatgatacaagatacataaatgctaaatacaagctatttcatgaaaccacgtttacaagttatttcatgatatccatgtacaagcaagttatattcatgaaaaccatagGCATGTACCAgtaagtgccacttattttacgtgttcatgtttttttgggagttgcattaattacgAGAAGGCTTTAAAGACATTGAAACTACGTATGTTCACAATCGTAGGATGAGGATTGCTCCACCCATACTTAGGACGATCTCTGGCAATGgcggatcctttcataatattattaaatctcatgtatggCAAGGTATGGTGTTCCAGTAGGGACGCAAGTACCGTACCATTTTATCGGTTATATGTCTGCTTCccctactcacgatactttacacatgttatatatgtatatgtactcatgttcatgatcatgtttcaaCTCAgtctttgttattttattttcatgtcccatgttaattctttcagttgctttacataccagtacattcaatgtctttgacgtccccttttattgcccgggggctgcatttcacgatgcggtacTAATTTACGAGGATGACGCGTCTTCTCGGTAGGACGACATTCatatcggcttattggtgaggcccgtctcattcggggtttagtcaactctttattttatgattagctatgcatctaaggtatctttggggccttatcgatgagtatgtttttcatgttcagacttatgttagaggtttcatagactagacaagttaGTTATGTCATTTCACactttcggagtcgtatagccattttggctcattcatgttatttccgttttcgtgtttaaacaagtattttgattaagTAGTATGACTTATTgaattttataaaggctcatcatgcattcacgttaaattccgctcatgttatgcctcgtGATGATTCGCCAAGCCATGTGGTTCCCTCGGTCACATGcgtaaaaggaaaataagtgccgtgtttcgcccaggccatggttgggggcgtgacaaagcttaaGTGTAATGCTTgccttaggcaaatcccacattggttcagacgaatcccacatcggttggggAGGAAAATGAAGAGTGCTTTATAAGTGCTTGGATACCTCTCCCTTGTAGACGCGTTTTAAAACCATGAGGGGGCGAGGCTCCCAAAGCGGACAATTTTTACATGCGGTGGCACGGGCTATTACGGTTGGTATAAGTCGGTGcgggccggtggtggggcaaatcTTTGGGACGCCGAGTCCCCGGGGGGGTGAGTGTAATACTTgccttaggcaaatcccacattggttcaagcgaatcccacatcggttggggAAGAGAACGAAGAGTGCTTTATAAGTACTTGGATACCTCTCCCTTGTAGACGCGTTTTAAAACCGTGAGGGACTGAGGCTCCAAAGCGGACAATTTCTACATGCGGTGGCCTGGGCTGGTATAGTAGTTTCtatatagaagtcatgccttgtCCGGCATATCTTTTGCCGTAACCTAGAACTACAAAAGTTATGCTTTATAAGGCCTAACTTGGAACTACAGTATTTTCGCGAAACCTAGCCttgtgaaaatttatttttttactgagtcgggattcgaacccagatCTTTAAGGTATTTTCGACCACTTTTTTAGgcaaggggaaaaaattaaagaccagcaatttgagaggggaaattaaagaccagcgtgtttgaagggcaatccacgcaaaaaatgatttaaatttgtccttattttaaaaagttgtgcAAATTTAACCTTTGAAAAATTACTCTTTCAAATAACTTTAGACCCGCGTATAATGTTTGCACTTACATCTCAACGTTACAGACAAAACTTTAGACTGCCGTCGGAGGCggaattatgattttaattttatgggTTCTGAATTTTAGAAAGACAATTTTCAAGTGCTAATAATTGAGTTCTAAGTTTAacattatacataaatttttaaacACAAATACACTTTTTGGAGCGAAAGCTACTAGGTTCGGCTGATCTCGTATTTAGATTTCTGAAATTGCCCTCATTGTCGCCTAACATTTGCAATATGGACATTAAACTGTCGCCTAACGTCTACTCAGAAAACTTTTAGTTTGCTCAAAAGAGAACATAAGACCATGATCTTAAAGTTCCACAAGTTAcaagaaatataaaaagagggTAATTTACTAAGCAGTTATCCAAAAAAGAATAATTGGTGAAATTTTCTGAATTTACATATTGTCACCATTTGAGAAAGCAAAAATCATTAGAAAGGCCATAACTTTACGGGGAATTGACATCTTCATATAAGTACCACATAATAGTAGCAAATATTTAACCCAAAACGTTTAGCATATTTTAAGCCTTAAAAAATGGGCACTAAGTAGCCAATTAAGAAAAGATGGGGCTTAATTATAGGGGGCTAAGGCAAGGGGACCCTATGTCCCAATTACTATTTGTGTTGGTTATGGAGTACCTATCCAGCGTCCTAAAATGCATGAGCAATTTACCTGATTTTCAGTACCACCCCATGTGCAAGCACATTAAACTGACTCACTTAATATTTGTAGATGATCTAATGATCTTCTGCAAAGGAGATGCTAGTTCTGTAGCAAGGGTGATGGAAGCATTGATCCATTGTAGTGCAGTAACAGGCCTTGTGGCAAATGTTGATAAATCAAGTCTGTTTATAGCTGGAGTGGAGGATGATACAAAGGAGCAATTGCTTGGAATGACTGGTTTCTCTCTAGGTCAGTTCCCCATAAGACACCTGGGGCTCCCTCTCTCTTCAAAGAAGTGGAATAAACTAGACTGTCAACAATTGATAGACAAGATTACACACAAAATTCAAAGTGGGTACTCAAAACAACTATCATATACTGGAAGACTACAAGTAGTGAATGCAGTCTTACTTCTATACATAGTTTTTGGAGCTCAGTATTCATAGTACCTCAGAGTATTCTGAAAGAGGTTGACAAGATTTGTAGGAATTACCTTTGGGGTAGCAATGATGAAAGAAGGAAAGTGCCATTTGTGGCATGGGAGAAAATTTGTTGTCCTAAGAAATTTAGGGGCCTGAATGTCAAAGGAAGTAAAAACTAGAATGTTGCATCAGTAGGTAAACTATTATGGCAACTCTCAGAAAAACAGGATTCTCTATGGGTGAAATGGGTACATAGGATTTACACAAAGTAGGATCTTTCTATCTGGGCTCATAAACCTCCTAGTGATTGTAGTTGGTACTGGCAAACGATCAATGCTCTGAAGTCTGTGATGCAGAATTGGTACACACAAGGAAGATATAATTTGACACATTCTGGGAAATACTCCATCACTGCTAGCTATAATGCAATGTTGGGGAACCAGACTAGACTTAGAATTGCAGACCTGGTTTGGACATCTGTAGCGCAGCCAAGACACAGAATGATAGTATGGTTAGCTGTGTAAGGAAGACTGCTCACCAAGTAAAGGATGATACATTTGAATATACCAGTTGATAATGCTAACTGTTGCCTATGTTCTAGCCAAGCAATGGAGACCTCGCTTTATCTCTTTGCTGAATGTGGCTGGTTGAAACAAGTGAGAGATGCCATAGTTAGTTGGGCTGGCATACTGGTGCATAGAGGAGAAGTAAAGCAGGTCTTGGAGACAATCAGAAGGAAACATTGGAAGCAGTTCTACAAAGAAGTGGTTGCTGCTATATGGGGTGCAGTTCTATAGCAAGTGTGGAGAGCAAGAAACTGGAAATTGTACACAAGCAAAGTAGTGAATACTGATATTGTGATTACACAGATAAAATCTGAGTTTATAGATAGGATAGCAAAATATAGAGGTTCTAGGAAGGCTCAAAGATGCATTAGCCTGATACAACAATTGTTTTTTTGTAATTAGATTCTGTAGGAGGTTTAGAGGACATAGAACTCTTCCTATAGGGTGGCTATGGACTCTAGGTGCTCTGTAGGTGTAATGACTCTTGTTTGTTTGTTAATGGTATTTACagtttaccaaaaaaaataataatattcttaTCCCTTTTTAACCAGGTATACCTAAAGAATAGTAAACACTTTCAATTCCCCTAAATAAGGAGAGTTGCTTCTGCCACAATATCAAATCCCCTTTATTCTTTATTCTATACACAATCAAATTTGTTGgggatatacatatgtacagtCAATTCTGAAGTTTTTAAAGAAGAAAGGCTTTGAAGTAACCATGTCCGATGATGTTGGTCATTTTGTGTGCAATTATGTATATTACCACTCTCTCCAGTTTGCAGAGCAAAAAGGTCACAAATGTCTCTTTGTTCATGTTCCTACCTTTAATAGAGTGAGTCAGGAGGAATAAATGGAATTTGTAGTTACTCTGGTGGTGGCTATTACGACAACTTGTTGAAATCAGTTGACTGGCTTCAAAATGGATTTCATAGTTTCAAACTTTCGATTTTATTATGTATTCTGATTTACCTGTAAATACTAAACGTCAGTGGTTCATgtttgcattaaaaaaaaaatggagccTGCTCCGTTCAGGTAGGTGAGGTTTGCTACTATGCAACCTTCTGATGTACttcttttttattatcaatAAAGTACatccaaaataataataaaaaatatatatcatatgtatacaaATCAGAGGTGTATATAATATGTCTATGCAAACctaactaaaattaaaataaaaaatcaactgCATTCAACAAACTTGCATATGTATACACAAccaatttttaagaaaaccaatatatgtatacattaggTGTGTACAACTCATTCAACAAATCAACAAGTgtatacaatatatgtatacaaataaCAATAGACGTATACAAAACCTagttgaaaataaaaacaacatgTGTATACATTAAGTGTGTACATCTCAATCAACAAACCAATAGGTGAGTATCCGGTATCCAAAATAAAGTTGCAAgaaaatacacatatacatttaaaaaaatcaattaccTCCTAAAAACAACTACTATACTTGTATCATGAATCTAATgtatacatcatatatataccaactGCTATACATGTATTCATGAATCTGATGTATACATCATATGTATACCAAATGTTATACATGTATTTGTGAATTTAATGTATCCATCATATGTATACCAACTGCTATACAGATTGGTATACATGTTTTTTTGTGGGTGGTGAATTCGGAGGAATACCCTTTAGAAAGAGGATAGTCATAGTTGAACATCTTTTACTAATTTTAAGGAGCGAGATGGTTCTAAATATTTGTTTGCTAATTTTAAGGAGAAATTTTGTTTGAAAGTTAGAAGAGAGAGAGTACTAAAACTATGTACATCCGGCTATGATTTCGATTGTTAATAGTGAGATTTTAGgagatgaaataaaaaaaataaaaaaagagaaaattttggAGGAGAGAGAATGAAATTGAAACCGTATACAAAGTTATTTTAGTGAGATCATTTATGGGTTATGGAGTACAAAAGAAAATGGCCTAAAACGTGTGAATGGGTCATTCTATGCCAACTTTTTAAAACTTGGCTATTTTACGCCAATTGCTTGTCTTAGATGATATCTTGCCAACTTCCTAACTTTATAAAAGAGGCATAACTTCGGTGTAAACTATTTATAAGTTTACCCATACATTATTAACAAGTTATGATGGTCACTGGATAGACACAATTTTGGTACACACTGTTCAAATACCCGGAAACTTCATCAATTTTTGTAAAGCTCTCTAAAATGAAGTATCTAGTCATAGCACACAAGGTGCAAAATACCTCATAACTTAACTAAAAGTTGTTGGTTAAATAAGTTGTTCTTAATTTTTATACTGACAGTATAAAAAACTTTTATAATATTTAGatcataaaaacaaataaattatatgtgttatgtatattaaagctggtgtaacgacccgtttggtcattattacgttttttttttatcctttttcaCCTGTTGACTTTTCCCCTAGCttcgttagaatgcgtttgactCGTGGGGATAGGTAGCGCGGTTCCCAAGGTGATCGGGATTGGTTTGAGGAGTTTAGAAGCCCTTAAGTTGAATAAGCGAAAAGTATTGagcaatagttgacttttgggtattGTGTTCTTTTGTGAGTTTCGTTGGTTCCATTAGATCCAGATGGTTGATATGACTTGTTAGGATGGTTtgttcggttcccgaggcactcgGGGGTGTTTTGGGCTATTGGATGGAAACCTTATTTTGGGAGTTCGGGGGTGACCGGGTCAGTATtacctcttttggaaattttgggTGCGCGGGTGAGTTTGTAACATGTTTTTGCATATGGTTGTATGTCCAATTATATCCAGGAGGTCTCGGATGGATGTCGGGATTTTTGGTTGAAACGTGGTGAAAACTATATTTTCTGATGTCTCGCCGCCGCGAGAGTGTTTTTGCCTCTACCGGTCCGCCCAAGCGGGACTTGGCTCGCAGACGCGATTCTTTGTGTCATTTAATGAGGTACGCTTGTCTAGCGGCATCGTTATTCGTTGAGGCGGGATTGCATATCATTCAAGCGAATTATACCAGAACGAAGATCGGCTCGAACTAGAAAGCTTTTATTTCCTATTTTGAACCCCCATTCACAAAATTGAAACCCTAAAGAGTTTTGGAGGTGATTTGAGGAGCTTTAGAGTTGAATCGTCTCTGAGTAAGTTCTGGACCTTAAGTTAtgtttatttactttttaagttaGAATCTATGACGAAATTAATGGGATTAGTTGGGGAAGATGGGTTTACAAAACCAATGTTAATGTTTGAATCTTAACCTATGAATATGGGTTTATTTGGTGAGTCTTGTTTTTATAAACATGGGACCTTGTGAAGTAGTAGATTATGGGAAGCTTGAATCTCTATTCTGTTTAAGAAATTGATTATGGGAAGCTAGAGCTTTATCCTAaattgggtatttttgatcTTATGTTAAAATTGATGATTAATTGAGTTTATTTAGCAATTGGGGAATTATACTGAGCTTCTTGAACGTTGGGTTaccatttttaattttgaaatccCCATTTTATCCTTGTGGGCCCGATTTCCTCTTTTAAAGTCTAATCTTCGATTCAAATATGTCTATTGAAATATGGGTATAGTTAGTCTCATTTTCTAACTTAGATTACGATACTGACTACACTTCGATTATTCGGAAGCTCTCGGAAGGGGAAGGCTCACGTTTTATTGTTCGTGGCTTTTGACTccgcattgaggtaggttacgacatACTTTAGTTAGATTTGATTAGTGAAACACATGTGTgcgtagaattgacgggagaaagcattattaggtcttcagacatgatgttgggatggatatacatttaggttggtatgacttctgattatgtgggctcgtcgccgtTATTTTACGCATTGTGACATATGGTGTACTTGCTTATGTGGTTGGAGTGATGTGACGTGATAGATTCACTATGATGATTGAAACTCGATATTGATTCCATTTtcatggttgttgtgatttatgtAAGACTTGATATGTCTTATGGTGCTTTGTGATCTCCATGGCATATTCATTGGCATTGATTTAATTGGTTTCTCAtttttgcattcatacattcatgcatgatggaaatgttGTGGAAAATAGTTTGATGAAAGAATCGTGGAACAATTGATGGACAAAGGTTATGGAACGTTTGAAAAGAGAGTGAAAGATGAAATTTACCTCTAGGCTTTGTGCGGAGTGGCTGGTTTATGAAAGTCACCTCTGGGCTTTATGCGGAGTGGCTGGTATTGTGAAAGTCATCTTTGGAATTTGTacggagtgactggtacatggacgTCATGGATCCTCTACAGGTCATGACTGCTGAGACGTCGAAATTTCGTTCGGAGCATGTATGTACAGATTAAgatattggccattgcattgcaggACGTCCATTTCATTGCATTTAATACATCATCATCACATTTTACATAGATTGACTGGATTTGTTGGTTGTATTTGTGAATGTGGTTACTATGAGGTAATATTGGaaacttggcagacttgtgtttaggtgcttcaccttAGGCGATGATTCAGTTATGTGATATTATGTGACTTAAGTGGTTATTATGtccctatctgtttatcttgttgattctGTACCTGATATCGTAAACTAATCTTAGtaggcctatgatgcttaccacactacaagaaagtataggaatggcaacaaaaaatttaatatttggcaacaacttaggtTTATTATTGGCAAAgaacttttttgttgccaaagaattcAATTTTGTTGCcttagtattgattattgttgcaaaaaaaaaaaaaaatttgtttcacgttgttgcaataacagtCGTTGGGAAAAGtctatgcaacaaaaaaaaaagtttttgttgccaaaagtattttttgcaacaataatcaatctatggcaacaaaaataattttgttggccagtacttgttgtttgtactgatgctaccttgctttCTTTTAAAGTGCGAGTTTGTTACATTCCACATCGGGCCCTCGTGTGTGAGTTTCGAGGCGGTTAGTTGGAGTTTTCGGGGGAGCCATGTCACGATTCTGACAACTTAAAACTCTTCTATCATGATATTTGTCCTTGTAATTTTCAAATTGTTCGgacttcatgtatttctactattCAGACTTATGCGCTTacttagtagctcttgtactgtgACTTGACCAGATTCCTTGGGTAGTTGTTGTATTTCCACACTCATATACTTTACTAGTCTTGTGAAGCCCGTGCTGAGTCCGAGCCCAAGATCTAGGCAGAAAATTCCACAATAgtttaaattagaaaagagaTAATTTAATATATGGTAAACAAATAAAGTTGGACGtatctaaaatatttttttttttcaaaaaaaaaaaaaaaaaactgactaTAAGAGTTTGATCATttagttttgtttttcttcacaaagaaaaattctactctctccgtttctatttaagtgtcttagtttgattgtGCACgaggtttaaaaaataaaaataaaaacttttgaattttgtggtcttaaacttgacatgtagagttttggaattgaaaaacttattttaaatatggaaagatgCATTTAAATCAGGACGAAGGGTATATTATTTCAGTTAAGATTTCGATATATAGAATGATCCTTTTATTTCTCATCACagattcttgttttattttcttaaaaagatCTCATATCACCATAAAAGTCGATGTTTAGCTAAACTAAAAATGGTTTAAGAGttagaaaagataaataacaaaattaaactACACAAGTTACAATATtgttaaaaagttaaaaataaatgcaaagaTGGGATTAAGAAGCTACCCACTTAGGAGGTACAGTTACATCCCTTTCCGTTTTATTTTCCTCCACCCCTAACTTAATTAagcaaattgaaaaaaaatgtaaagttctttttcttttatttttcagagatcttaatataataattcttgaaaagttTTGATACCGTAATATACTTTAGtgcaaaatctaaaaaaaaaaaaaaaaaaaaaaagttgctagAAGGACTTGTGGTTTACATATGCGCAATTAGTAACAACcatgttttttaatttattcgGTTCAAGAAAAAAGCATCAAACTATACATTGTGCATTTATTCTGTTGTTGAGGAATTAGTGAACTTACTTATAaataatacaaaatttaaaatttaataaattgacACTTTATACTGATGTTAGTATATCCtaattcaaattaaatcaacatatctaaaatatgaaaagtaactatttttcttaatttaaactttcctttttctttcaaaaaatgcaTGTGAGAAAATAacattttccccatttttttcGTGAAGTCTAAGTGGAATATTAATGTCTAAACTtttcatcaataataatattataactCTGCTATCAGTTCCGAGAAAGTTAGGATCaactaaatttaaataattaaatcatgtcTCAATACAACAACGTACCtaaaatttttatttgtcctcacttttatttttctaatggatcggttttcattttttttgctgCTATACAAAATTATGTTTAAATATCATacctaaatttatattttcaaaataaaagataagatcaagagaaatttaattataatctTAGAATTTATAAAGTGAAAATATCATTTAAAGACTTCTCTCTCAATACCAAATGAGGTCTTCAAGGTTAttaatgtaacaccccgtatcttagaactaaggtcaGACTCATAccattagagttttagcggaaaaattgaaggtttgaacgttttgcgaaaatggttgataggcctacttctGAGTTTCGTTGGTTgataactctttgattagttgggaatttgggaaagtaccctcaatga
This portion of the Lycium ferocissimum isolate CSIRO_LF1 chromosome 1, AGI_CSIRO_Lferr_CH_V1, whole genome shotgun sequence genome encodes:
- the LOC132067650 gene encoding uncharacterized protein LOC132067650, with translation MGLNYRGLRQGDPMSQLLFVLVMEYLSSVLKCMSNLPDFQYHPMCKHIKLTHLIFVDDLMIFCKGDASSVARVMEALIHCSAVTGLVANVDKSSLFIAGVEDDTKEQLLGMTGFSLGQFPIRHLGLPLSSKKWNKLDCQQLIDKITHKIQSGYSKQLSYTGRLQVVNAVLLLYIVFGAHWYWQTINALKSVMQNWYTQGRYNLTHSGKYSITASYNAMLGNQTRLRIADLVWTSVAQPRHRMIVCQAMETSLYLFAECGWLKQVRDAIVSWAGILVHRGEVKQVLETIRRKHWKQFYKEVVAAIWGAVL